One stretch of Nodularia sp. LEGE 06071 DNA includes these proteins:
- a CDS encoding type 1 glutamine amidotransferase — protein MSSENLELIIGWLYPTLMSTYGDRGNVITIERRAQWRGYNVKVVALDQNATDTDIKAVDIIVGGGAQDRQQEIVMRDLQGAKADAMRNKIENGTPGVFTCGSPQLLGKYYEPALGQRIEGLGILDLVSVHPGENTKRCIGNLVIEVTASRLARELEEMTGSKPYLVGFENHGGRTKLGNVEALGRVVYGLGNNGEDGTEGAFYQNAIATYSHGPLLPKNPFVADWLIQTALRLKYQQAIALSPLDDSLALQARSAMFKRLKVSLPNPATAKV, from the coding sequence ATGAGTTCGGAAAATTTAGAATTAATTATTGGTTGGCTATATCCCACGCTGATGAGTACCTATGGCGATCGCGGAAATGTGATTACTATCGAACGTCGCGCCCAGTGGCGGGGGTATAATGTCAAGGTGGTAGCACTGGATCAAAATGCCACAGATACGGATATTAAAGCTGTAGATATTATAGTTGGTGGTGGCGCACAAGACCGTCAGCAAGAAATTGTCATGCGTGATTTGCAAGGCGCGAAAGCTGATGCTATGCGTAATAAAATCGAAAATGGTACACCAGGAGTTTTTACCTGTGGTTCTCCCCAACTGCTGGGAAAATATTATGAACCTGCTTTGGGACAACGCATTGAAGGTTTAGGAATCCTCGATTTAGTCTCTGTGCATCCTGGTGAAAATACTAAGCGCTGTATTGGTAACTTGGTAATTGAAGTTACAGCTTCTCGTCTAGCGCGGGAACTAGAAGAGATGACGGGAAGTAAACCTTATTTAGTCGGTTTTGAAAATCACGGTGGACGCACCAAGTTAGGTAATGTGGAAGCCTTGGGGCGTGTAGTCTATGGTTTGGGTAATAATGGTGAAGATGGTACTGAAGGAGCATTTTATCAGAATGCGATCGCCACTTATTCCCACGGTCCGCTATTACCCAAAAATCCCTTTGTCGCCGACTGGTTGATTCAAACGGCGTTGCGGCTAAAGTATCAGCAAGCGATCGCCTTATCTCCCTTAGATGATAGTCTAGCTTTACAAGCGCGATCGGCAATGTTCAAGCGGTTAAAAGTCAGTTTACCAAATCCCGCCACAGCCAAAGTTTAG
- a CDS encoding MurT ligase domain-containing protein encodes MGKKIKLIDRLRLGFAVSVAKSVTFIVRSLRLGAASVLPGSIARRIEPRLLELLSQQVKNGVILIAGTNGKTTTALLLCTILERQGYRIAHNSTGANLENGLMTALIENTTLLGTLNVDYAILEVDENIVPKVLKPLQPRIILCLNLFRDQLDRYGEVDSISKRWTKVISTLPLETVVIPNADDPTLSYLGQQLPQKVLFFGMNEPEHYLEAIPHAVDSIYCPSCGHSLDYQGVYLSHLGDFTCPQCGFSKSKPTLESSEWSQILVGLYNKYNTLAAVTAAQELGVEEAIIRDAVNNFQAAFGRAEDLVINNKRVRILLSKNPVGTNETIRVVTESSDTTTLLVLNDRTPDGTDVSWIWDVDTEKLVQRGGTLVVSGDRVYDLALRLRYSENSGQSKLNLIVEEDLRQAIATALKHTPDNETLHILPTYSAMLEVREVLTGRKIL; translated from the coding sequence GTGGGAAAAAAAATTAAACTCATAGATAGGCTGCGACTTGGTTTCGCGGTGTCAGTGGCAAAAAGTGTGACGTTTATAGTGCGATCGCTGCGTCTCGGTGCTGCTAGTGTATTACCAGGCTCAATTGCGCGTCGTATTGAACCCCGATTGTTGGAATTATTGAGTCAGCAAGTCAAAAACGGGGTGATTCTCATTGCTGGGACTAATGGGAAAACTACCACAGCGCTGCTTTTATGCACAATCTTAGAACGCCAAGGTTATCGTATCGCCCATAACTCTACAGGCGCAAACCTGGAAAATGGCTTGATGACTGCGTTGATAGAAAATACTACCTTGCTGGGGACGCTGAACGTTGATTACGCCATTCTGGAAGTAGATGAGAATATTGTACCGAAAGTTTTAAAGCCTCTCCAGCCGAGAATTATCCTTTGTTTAAACTTATTCCGTGACCAATTGGATAGATATGGGGAAGTAGACAGCATTAGTAAGCGCTGGACAAAGGTAATTTCTACCCTCCCACTAGAAACAGTAGTAATTCCCAATGCTGACGACCCGACTTTATCTTATCTCGGTCAGCAGCTACCCCAAAAGGTATTATTCTTTGGGATGAATGAACCAGAACACTATCTGGAAGCCATTCCTCACGCTGTGGATTCGATTTATTGTCCTAGTTGTGGTCACTCTCTCGATTATCAAGGTGTGTATTTATCCCATTTAGGAGATTTTACTTGTCCCCAGTGTGGTTTTAGCAAAAGTAAACCGACGCTAGAAAGCAGCGAATGGTCACAAATTTTGGTGGGTTTATATAACAAATATAATACTTTAGCGGCTGTGACTGCGGCGCAAGAGTTAGGCGTTGAGGAAGCGATAATTCGAGATGCAGTTAACAATTTTCAAGCTGCTTTTGGTCGGGCTGAGGATTTGGTAATTAATAATAAGCGGGTGCGGATTTTGTTATCCAAAAATCCGGTGGGGACGAATGAAACCATTCGCGTAGTCACTGAAAGCAGCGATACAACCACACTTTTGGTTTTAAACGATCGCACGCCTGATGGTACGGATGTATCATGGATTTGGGACGTAGATACAGAGAAGTTAGTCCAACGGGGCGGAACTTTAGTTGTAAGTGGCGATCGCGTCTATGATCTGGCGTTACGTCTGCGCTATAGTGAAAATTCCGGTCAGAGTAAGCTCAATTTAATTGTAGAAGAGGATTTGCGTCAGGCGATCGCTACTGCATTAAAGCATACCCCAGACAATGAAACTCTCCACATTTTGCCTACCTATTCAGCCATGCTAGAAGTACGAGAAGTTCTCACAGGTAGGAAAATTCTTTAA
- a CDS encoding thylakoid membrane photosystem I accumulation factor produces MKSIKFLFLHKTIADWRRRLSQCLLLLACLLMINIQPALAGIEDDLYDGNIFVIYAGNGSLVPPRQTLAKALEEHKPVYLAFYVDDSSDCKKYAISISQVQEFYGRAAEIIPIDVDTIPVKQTYEPTEPGYYYSGAVPQVVVFDKSGQVVLNKTGQVPYEEIDDKFREAFDLLPRTKSLPLQRRSFNEFSSELAE; encoded by the coding sequence ATGAAAAGCATAAAGTTTCTTTTTTTACATAAAACAATTGCTGACTGGCGGCGAAGGCTGTCTCAATGCCTATTGTTGCTTGCTTGTCTATTGATGATAAATATACAACCTGCACTGGCTGGTATTGAAGATGATCTGTACGATGGTAACATTTTCGTGATTTATGCTGGCAATGGTTCGCTGGTTCCACCCAGACAGACTTTAGCAAAAGCTTTAGAAGAACATAAGCCTGTATATTTGGCGTTTTATGTCGATGACAGCAGTGATTGCAAAAAATACGCCATTTCGATTTCACAGGTACAGGAATTCTACGGTCGAGCCGCAGAGATTATCCCCATAGATGTGGATACCATCCCTGTTAAACAAACCTATGAACCCACTGAACCAGGATACTATTATTCTGGGGCTGTTCCTCAAGTTGTGGTCTTTGATAAATCAGGTCAGGTAGTTTTAAATAAAACTGGCCAAGTACCTTACGAAGAAATAGACGATAAATTCCGGGAAGCGTTTGATTTATTACCGCGCACCAAATCTTTGCCGTTGCAGCGACGTTCATTCAACGAATTTAGTAGTGAATTAGCCGAATAA